A window from Henckelia pumila isolate YLH828 unplaced genomic scaffold, ASM3356847v2 CTG_466, whole genome shotgun sequence encodes these proteins:
- the LOC140872631 gene encoding uncharacterized protein, with protein sequence MQQNSEVKNILTLQEGYPPSRRQRGRSRKRARTAPPQEDFNRPNQDLARNDRAHQRPAPPARGVINMIFGGPTNGDSNRARKTSSKNLINMEVDNQIFHTGPTLSFGPEDLKGVSTNHNDALVIRAMVANYDVARIFVDSGSSVNVLFQEAINQMDLGQYKMEPIITSLFGFTGHAIRPVGLVHLPLTLGKSNSCKTRIVSFIIVDAPYAYNAILGRPAMTTFMAVASALHQKIKFPVGNEVVEVQGDQVIARKCYVEEVRIEQKVARTDSVD encoded by the coding sequence ATGCAGCAAAATTCTGaagtaaaaaatatattaactcTTCAAGAGGGATATCCCCCGAGTAGAAGACAGCGAGGAAGGTCTAGAAAAAGAGCCAGAACTGCTCCTCCTCAAGAAGATTTTAATCGCCCAAATCAGGACCTGGCCAGAAATGACCGAGCTCATCAAAGACCAGCTCCGCCAGCTCGAGGAGTTATCAACATGATTTTTGGTGGGCCTACTAATGGAGATTCCAACAGAGCCAGGAAAACTAGCagcaaaaatttaataaatatggaGGTTGACAATCAAATTTTCCATACTGGACCGACCCTCTCTTTTGGGCCGGAAGATTTGAAAGGGGTTTCTACCAATCATAATGATGCACTGGTAATAAGGGCAATGGTCGCAAATTATGATGTGGCCCGAATATTTGTGGATTCAGGCAGCTCTGTCAATGTTCTCTTCCAGGAAGCAATAAATCAAATGGATTTGGGGCAGTACAAGATGGAGCCCATCATAACATCACTTTTTGGTTTCACGGGTCATGCAATCCGACCTGTTGGATTAGTGCATCTGCCACTAACCTTGGGAAAAAGCAATTCTTGTAAAACCAGGATtgtaagtttcatcatagtagATGCTCCATATGCATATAATGCCATATTAGGCAGACCTGCAATGACCACTTTTATGGCTGTTGCATCAGCTCTGCATCAGAAAATAAAGTTCCCGGTGGGTAATGAGGTTGTCGAGGTACAAGGTGATCAAGTTATTGCTCGCAAGTGTTATGTGGAGGAGGTCAGAATAGAACAAAAGGTAGCCAGAACTGATAGTGTTGACTGA